Proteins found in one Eretmochelys imbricata isolate rEreImb1 chromosome 9, rEreImb1.hap1, whole genome shotgun sequence genomic segment:
- the P2RY12 gene encoding P2Y purinoceptor 12, which yields MNAKYNFSYPGNESNCNSDNKISQVLFPLLYTVLFLVGIVMNGLAMRVFFQISSKSNFIVFLKNTVISDILMILTFPFKILSDAKMVPWALRGFVCQVTQVIFYFTMYISILFLGLITIDRYQKAARPFKTSSTSSLLGAKILSMVIWILMFILSLPNMILTNKKPTRKTVKKCAHLKSEFGLVWHEIVNYICQFIFWVNLVIIVVCYILITKELYKSYKRTRCTGKVSRKPVNIKVFIIIAVFFICFVPFHFTRIPYTLSQTRDVFQCSARNILFYIKESTLWLTSLNACLDPFIYFFLCKSFRKSLINMLHKRTKEQNNGAGSDETPM from the coding sequence ATGAATGCCAAATACAACTTCAGCTATCCTGGAAATGAAAGCAACTGCAACAGTGATAACAAAATCAGTCAAGTTCTCTTTCCCTTGCTCTACACTGTTCTCTTTCTCGTGGGCATTGTCATGAATGGCCTGGCGATGCGGGTGTTTTTTCAAATCTCCAGTAAATCTAATTTCATCGTCTTCCTTAAGAACACAGTCATTTCTGACATCCTCATGATCCTGACCTTTCCATTCAAAATTCTCAGTGACGCAAAAATGGTGCCTTGGGCACTGAGGGGATTTGTATGCCAGGTCACACAGGTCATATTTTACTTCACCATGTACATTAGTATTTTGTTTCTGGGTCTAATAACTATTGATCGCTATCAGAAAGCTGCCAGACCATTTAAAACATCAAGCACTAGCAGCCTGTTAGGTGCTAAGATTCTGTCCATGGTAATATGGATATTAATGTTTATTCTCTCACTACCTAACATGATTctgacaaacaaaaaacccacacgtAAAACAGTGAAGAAATGTGCTCACTTGAAATCAGAGTTTGGGTTAGTATGGCATGAAATTGTGAACTACATTTGCCAGTTTATCTTCTGGGTTAATTTGGTCATCATAGTTGTATGTTACATACTCATAACAAAAGAACTGTATAAATCATATAAAAGAACAAGATGCACGGGGAAGGTGTCCAGAAAGCCTGTAAATATTAAGGTATTTATCATTATTGCAGTgttctttatttgttttgtgCCATTCCATTTTACTAGAATTCCCTATACCTTGAGCCAAACAAGAGATGTTTTTCAATGCTCTGCTCGGAACATATTGTTCTATATAAAAGAGAGCACCCTCTGGTTGACATCTTTAAATGCGTGCCTAGATCCATtcatatattttttcctttgtaagtCCTTTAGAAAATCCTTGATAAACATGTTGCACAAACGCACCAAGGAGCAGAACAATGGAGCCGGTAGCGATGAGACGCCAATGTAA
- the P2RY13 gene encoding P2Y purinoceptor 13 — MNWSIITTTNGTTSFSGQCHRDTRIAHVVFPILYTVIFLIGVILNSLAIRAFFQIQSTSTFIIYLKNTLVSDFIMTLTLPLKILTDSGLGPWQLRAFVCRFSAVVFYESMYVSIVLLGLTAFDRFLKIVRPFGKFWVQNVTAAQILSGLVWLFFFVLSLPNMILSNNKSTPLSVKKCASLKNPLGLKWHAAVNYICQFIFWTVLILMLLFYAIITKKVYKSYIKTQKKHCKSKQRINGKVFIIVAVFFICFAPFHFCRVPYTLSQTGSTSDCNVQNLLFIAKESTLWLATTNICMDPLIYIILCRSFVEKAFCVKMKKFRSTIRENPTVPLDTGISV; from the coding sequence ATGAACTGGAgtatcatcaccaccaccaatgGGACAACATCTTTCTCTGGACAATGCCACAGAGACACCAGAATTGCACATGTGGTATTCCCAATCCTCTACACTGTCATTTTCCTCATTGGAGTTATATTGAACAGTTTAGCTATTCGGGCTTTTTTCCAAATTCAAAGCACCTCTACTTTCATCATCTACCTCAAAAACACACTGGTTTCTGATTTCATAATGACTCTTACGCTTCCTCTGAAAATTCTTACCGATTCAGGACTGGGACCATGGCAACTTAGAGCTTTTGTTTGTCGCTTTTCAGCTGTGGTATTTTATGAATCCATGTATGTTAGCATAGTACTACTTGGACTTACTGCTTTTGACAGATTTCTCAAGATTGTGCGaccttttgggaagttttgggtGCAAAATGTCACTGCTGCACAAATTCTTTCAGGTCTTGTTTGGCTTTTCTTCTTTGTCCTCTCCTTGCCAAATATGATTTTATCAAACAACAAATCAACACCCCTTTCTGTGAAGAAATGTGCTTCTCTGAAGAACCCCTTAGGACTGAAATGGCATGCAGCTGTCAATTACATATGTCAGTTTATCTTCTGGACTGTGCTAATTCTAATGCTTCTATTTTATGCAATCATTACCAAAAAGGTATATAAGTCTTACATAAAAACTCAAAAGAAACATTGCAAAAGCAAACAGAGGATTAATGGGAAAGTATTCATCATTGTAGCTGTCTTTTTCATATGTTTTGCTCCATTTCATTTTTGTAGAGTACCATACACACTAAGTCAAACTGGCAGTACAAGTGACTGCAATGTACAGAATCTATTATTCATTGCTAAAGAAAGTACTCTTTGGCTAGctactacaaatatttgcatggaTCCTTTGATATACATAATCTTGTGCAGATCGTTTGTTGAAAAAGCATTCTGtgtcaaaatgaaaaaatttAGAAGTACAATTCGGGAAAATCCAACTGTCCCCTTGGACACCGGAATATCTGTGTAG